Genomic DNA from Solanum pennellii chromosome 3, SPENNV200:
CTATGGTTGAAAGCATTGATTCAAGAATATGTAGGCTTAACACACAATGAATTATCGTATGTCGtaagtcaaatatatttttttatttaccatGTGTGTTAAGCTTAATAATTTTACGTGGTGCAGTTTGATTAGACATATTGAATATCCTCCGAATAGTATCATATGAACTCAAATGAATGAAGAGTAAAAGAGCGCACCTGAAAAGCTCGTCTAATACAGCCTGCTGCATGTGCATAATTTTGCAAgtaaatgatgtttatatacaccataaaataaatattaagacATAGCTAGCTAGTTTTAAATTGTAGTAATTATAAGTTGAATTTTACCTTGTTAGGTAGTGACTTGCGAGCAATAGATGGATGGCTGGGAAagtaaatgatgatgatgaccaAAAGTAAGAAGGAGAGATAAGATGAAGATGAAAACAAAAGAGGCATCATGATTGATATTAATAGTCTTCTTCAAAGGGTTGGTTCATGAGAAGATAGGCCTAAAAGTTGTATCGACAAATTTATAATGGAggagaaatacataataagtcgaGAGCGTTGTTAAAACACTGGTCCAACTCAATATTCAAGTCTCATAAATCTAAGGAATTTACCATCATGAGTTGTGCTGCAatgatgaaattattttattcttaatcagAATCTCAAATATGTGccccaaatataaaaaaaatcacggTGGAGCATCACGAATCTTGCGTGCGGGATAATGTGAGTTTCGAATAGACTAAAAAAGTCAAGGAATTTGATTTGATGAATTAGGACATATTAATTCTTCATTTGAAATGACTCTAAAACGATCGGTCCAATCCAATCATAAAAGTACCCAAGGCTAACGCAAGCATAgtttttactaataatttttttatttttaaatatttttttaaacgtAATCCCCTAATAATATAAGTAAGTACTCATATTTTGGAAGGAAATGTTGGTTTGAAACTTCATTAAATTGATGACATtccagaaaagaaaaaaaaaacttaaactgAAATATCTGTCAACAGTTAAGTGTAAGCtttataaacttaatttttaagCATTGAATTTGATTTAAATTATGTTGGTCCACGAAGCCAACCCAGGCCCAGCCTCAAGGGTCAACAAGCTAATCTAACTTGGGTTGGACCTATGGGCTATGAGCCTCAATTTAAATTGGACTCAGAAAAAGGTCATTCACCCAAATATTCTTATTTTGGGGTGCTCCTTCAACggtgtatattttaaaaaaaagggataattgtatataatagcaaactaataacctaaaataaatagagtagctagggtttgatttaattgtgctccatagcaaacgtttgccaaaatttgtcagtcgcctctctcTCAAAAATCTCTCTCgtcactctcccattctcgcttcaatctctcgctcgcttcctcactttttatacaaacacaagtgtataaaaactgtttctatttgtataaagcatagaaaattgtataaatacatatatttttgttcccctttctcccctcttccagatctcgctcgcaaccctcgcctttctcacttatacaaacagaagcgaaatgtataaattgcgtttctgtttgtataaagcgtgagaaaattgtatatacacatgcaagtacatatattttcgtcctatacatttataattatacagtaaaaatactcccctgcccagtttcttttgcctttctctctttctagttttatacaaattcaaattgtatctaatttctcactttctcgttttatacaattcgattcaattgtatattccctgtcCAAGTCTATTTtatctttctctttctcattttatacaaattcaaattgtatataatcgttctatacacttataatcatacaattcgttttatacacttcgtttatACAATtatctgcccaagtgtctttctctttctcgttttatacactttgttttatacaattcgcttcaactgtatatgtatagtgaattatacaatttctatgtttgctatggagcgcaattatgcaaacttttttataacatacaaatataaattttttatttgctatatgtaaaagttgccctaaaaaaattaatcaaaaatattcttaatattgaaataataatttttttttaccaagcataaattcatatttttatatatatattatgatatcaACAATTATTTGCAGCATTAGTATATATGTTTGTATCATAATATTCCACAGATTATATTATATACCGATCCAAAAAAACTTTCTTTAAAGAGAATAAAAGAGCGTATGTCCCAAAAAGTAAAACTTCATTTTTCACAAACACACTACATCAATCAAATACTTAAGAAAAttctatattatttatattgcaTGACTTAATTCCTACCAAACTTTTGTGAAGAAGTTTCTCTAAACTAAACTATTGTGAAAGCAtagtcattaaaaaaaaaaacgtttCATACAGGTCTTGAAATATGATGATAAAtcaaatcacataataatatccaaaatatgaCTTCACTCCTCCAGCTATTAGATGATTCTGATTGGTGCTACAAAGTGCAGAATTTTCCTTGTTTTCAACTAatacaattgtataaatatatcgTCGACCTTTCTATTGCTTATGATGAAAATTCAACTTCATTCTCTTGTGCGAGCATAGCTTTtcatatctataaaaaaaaaaaaaaaagtatatccATATCCATTACTTAGACGAATTTGGTAGAAAactaacatatttatttatctttgaTAAAAAGAATCATTACAATAGTTCTAGATACAAAAAGTAATAcactattttttcattataaatgCTTAGTTATTCTGAACACAATCTGCTGGAAATCCCTGTGGAAATCGCTTTGAATCAGTGCAGTAATCATAAACCATGTAATTCTTCTGCACCCATTTGAGCCTCTCTTGGCTTGTGTTATCTAACTCTTCATTCAACCATGAATTGCTTGTTAAAGTTGCAGAATTGGAACTGCAAGAAGATGAAGAATTGGGAATACAAGCATTAGCACTGAAGTTTCTGTAAGAAGCACTAAAGGGTGCTTGGCTCCAATCAGTCTTAACAAGTCCTCCTCTTGTAGCCCAATCATCTGCATTCCAAAGACTCGAATATATCCTCATTGGTTGGTTCTTTGGATATGAAACTCCAATCGATTCACTATTCTTGTATTCTCTAATTGGCGTTCCGTCCACATAAAATCTGTTTCAACCATAAAAATAACAGAACCCCAAATCAAGATTTATCCCAAAAGAATGTGTTAGATTTGAAGAAAGTTTGAATGTTTAACTACTTACATGATGCGTTGTGGATTCCAAGTGATGGAATAGGTATGGAAATCAGCAGTAGGGTCAAACCAGAGATGAAATTGTTGTTCTCTGTTTCCTTTGCCTTGACTAAATACATTAGTATGGAGAGTATAAGGATCACCACTTAAATTTCCCAAGAATTCAAAATCTATCTCATCATGTGTTGCTCCTTGTGATGACAACTGCAATAAAAGAGTTCAATTTCAGGGgatattcatgtatatatagctcaaaaatgattcaaaatttaagaGAATTACTTACATAGTAAGCAGTGACAGTGCCAGCAGAATTTCCGGGGACAAGTTTGAGCTGCATGTCAATTTTACCAAAGAGATATTCATTCTTGGATTGAAAACCAGAGCCAGAGATTTTGTCAAGTGTGAGCGTAAGGAGGTCGCCATTGTTAAGTATTTTTGCTCTGCCATCACCCCATGTGATGTCAAATTCTTGATCAAACTTGGCCCCAATTGCAATGCCAAAAGCACTAATCATAAAACACATTACAAGTACTAANATGTATCTATAATTTTGttgtataaattt
This window encodes:
- the LOC107015042 gene encoding probable xyloglucan endotransglucosylase/hydrolase protein 23 isoform X2, giving the protein MTSSSYSKLVLVMCFMISAFGIAIGAKFDQEFDITWGDGRAKILNNGDLLTLTLDKISGSGFQSKNEYLFGKIDMQLKLVPGNSAGTVTAYYLSSQGATHDEIDFEFLGNLSGDPYTLHTNVFSQGKGNREQQFHLWFDPTADFHTYSITWNPQRIIFYVDGTPIREYKNSESIGVSYPKNQPMRIYSSLWNADDWATRGGLVKTDWSQAPFSASYRNFSANACIPNSSSSCSSNSATLTSNSWLNEELDNTSQERLKWVQKNYMVYDYCTDSKRFPQGFPADCVQNN
- the LOC107015042 gene encoding probable xyloglucan endotransglucosylase/hydrolase protein 23 isoform X6, encoding MNSSSPKLVLVMCFMISAFGIAIGAKFDQEFDITWGDGRAKILNNGDLLTLTLDKISGSGFQSKNEYLFGKIDMQLKLVPGNSAGTVTAYYLSSQGATHDEIDFEFLGNLSGDPYTLHTNVFSQGKGNREQQFHLWFDPTADFHTYSITWNPQRIIFYVDGTPIREYKNSESIGVSYPKNQPMRIYSSLWNADDWATRGGLVKTDWSQAPFSASYRNFSANACIPNSSSSCSSNSATLTSNSWLNEELDNTSQERLKWVQKNYMVYDYCTDSKRFPQGFPADCVQNN
- the LOC107015042 gene encoding probable xyloglucan endotransglucosylase/hydrolase protein 23 isoform X1, with amino-acid sequence MTSSSNSRLVLVMCFMISAFGIAIGAKFDQEFDITWGDGRAKILNNGDLLTLTLDKISGSGFQSKNEYLFGKIDMQLKLVPGNSAGTVTAYYLSSQGATHDEIDFEFLGNLSGDPYTLHTNVFSQGKGNREQQFHLWFDPTADFHTYSITWNPQRIIFYVDGTPIREYKNSESIGVSYPKNQPMRIYSSLWNADDWATRGGLVKTDWSQAPFSASYRNFSANACIPNSSSSCSSNSATLTSNSWLNEELDNTSQERLKWVQKNYMVYDYCTDSKRFPQGFPADCVQNN
- the LOC107015042 gene encoding probable xyloglucan endotransglucosylase/hydrolase protein 23 isoform X3, giving the protein MTSSSNSRLVLVMCFMISAFGIAIGAKFDQEFDITWGDGRAKILNNGDLLTLTLDKISGSGFQSKNEYLFGKIDMQLKLVPGNSAGTVTAYYLSSQGATHDEIDFEFLGNLSGDPYTLHTNVFSQGKGNREQQFHLWFDPTADFHTYSITWNPQRIIFYVDGTPIREYKNSESIGVSYPKNQPMRIYSSLWNADDWATRGGLVKTDWSQAPFSASYRNFSANACIPNSSSSCSSNSATLTSNSWLNEELDNTSQERLKWVQKNYMVYDYCTDSKRFPQGFPADCVQNN
- the LOC107015042 gene encoding probable xyloglucan endotransglucosylase/hydrolase protein 23 isoform X4; amino-acid sequence: MTSSSNSRLVLVMCFMISAFGIAIGAKFDQEFDITWGDGRAKILNNGDLLTLTLDKISGSGFQSKNEYLFGKIDMQLKLVHGNSAGTVTAYYLSSQGATHDEIDFEFLGNLSGDPYTLHTNVFSQGKGNREQQFHLWFDPTADFHTYSITWNPQRIIFYVDGTPIREYKNSESIGVSYPKNQPMRIYSSLWNADDWATRGGLVKTDWSQAPFSASYRNFSANACIPNSSSSCSSNSATLTSNSWLNEELDNTSQERLKWVQKNYMVYDYCTDSKRFPQGFPADCVQNN